In Alcaligenes faecalis, the sequence GACCTGGCTGCCCAATATTCATTCCAGCCTGTTCTACAGCATTTACCAGTTCATGGCCGTGCATACGCCTTGCGACAAAAGCCGTGCGCTGGTCGAGGCCTATCGCCTGTACCTGGAGCAGTCCTCGGCCGGGCGTCTGGAAGTGGGGCCGGACGAAGAGCCTGTGCTGAGCTTTACCCGTGCCTGGATGCTGCTGCGCTTTTTTGATAGCGGTTTGTTGCAGCTGTCCCAGTGCGAGCGTTGCAAGGGGGGCTTTGTAGCCCATGCGCACGATCCTGAAGCGGGTTTTATTTGTGCCATTTGTCGTCCGCCACCACGGGCTGGCAAGACGCGCGCCAGCAAGGCACGTAGTACGCCTAAATCTCCTGCCAGCAAAAGTCGAAAATCAGAGCCGGTCAAGGAGCCGCAAGCCAGGGTCCCGGGGCACGTCAACATTCAGGTAGACGTGCCCATCTAGTTGTAGCTTTTGTCGTCAGTGTGCAGCAAAGCCGGATAGATGCTGGTTTTTGATGTGGATCTGATAAGAATCTGAACGTGTCAAGGCAACTGGAAGCGTCGATCTAGGCTGGAAAAAGGCCGTTAACGCGTCGTTTTAGCCCGGTTGCTTGCCGCCATCATTAGCAGCGTGTATTTGAAGAAGGCGTATCCGTGCTTATTATCCTTGGATATATCATTGTTTTCGTCTCCGTTTTCGGGAGCTTTGTGGGGCTGGGCGGGCATTTAGGTGCGTTATACCAGCCTTTTGAATTACTGCTGATTGGTGGCGCGGCCCTGGGGGCCTATTTTGCGTCCAACAGCGGCAAGTCCATCAAGCTGCTGGCTAAAGCGTTGCCGATTGCATTTCGCAGCAGTCCCTACAACAAGCAGTTGTACATGCAGTTGATGGGCATGTTGTCTGTGCTGCTGAACAAGGCACGACGCGATGGCATGATGTCCATCGAAGCGGATATCGAAAACCCTGAACAAAGTCCCATCTTTGCCGATTACCCCAATGTGGTGAAAGATCCGGCCCTGATGAACTTTGTGTCTGACTACCTGCGTTTGATGATCAGCGGCAATATGAGCTCGTTTGAAATCGAAACGTTGATGGACCAGGACATCGAAACCCACCAGCACGAACGCAACGTGCCCGCTCGCGCCTTGCGCGAAGTGGCCGACGCCTTGCCCGCTTTCGGGATTGTGGCGGCGGTGCTGGGTGTGGTGAAAGCACTGGCCTCCGTGGACCAGCCACCTGCCGTGCTGGCTGACCTGATCTCCAAGGCCATGGTGGGTACTTTCCTGGGTATTTTGCTGGCCTACGGTTTTGTGGCGCCTTTGGCTGCCACCATCGAGCGCCGTACCTCGGATTCGGTCAAGGTGCTAGAGTGCATCAAGGTTACCTTGCTGGCCAACCTGAATGGTTACCCACCCCAGTTGGCGGTGGAGTTTGGCCGCAAGGTGCTGTACTCCTCGGATCGCCCTTCGTTCCAGGAACTGGAAGAGCATGTACGTCAGGCCCGCTC encodes:
- the flhC gene encoding flagellar transcriptional regulator FlhC translates to MAIKSVAKEAQEIGLASDMIELGARLQVLQAETSLSYDRLARLYREVKGCSPPKGMLPFSVDWFMTWLPNIHSSLFYSIYQFMAVHTPCDKSRALVEAYRLYLEQSSAGRLEVGPDEEPVLSFTRAWMLLRFFDSGLLQLSQCERCKGGFVAHAHDPEAGFICAICRPPPRAGKTRASKARSTPKSPASKSRKSEPVKEPQARVPGHVNIQVDVPI
- the motA gene encoding flagellar motor stator protein MotA gives rise to the protein MLIILGYIIVFVSVFGSFVGLGGHLGALYQPFELLLIGGAALGAYFASNSGKSIKLLAKALPIAFRSSPYNKQLYMQLMGMLSVLLNKARRDGMMSIEADIENPEQSPIFADYPNVVKDPALMNFVSDYLRLMISGNMSSFEIETLMDQDIETHQHERNVPARALREVADALPAFGIVAAVLGVVKALASVDQPPAVLADLISKAMVGTFLGILLAYGFVAPLAATIERRTSDSVKVLECIKVTLLANLNGYPPQLAVEFGRKVLYSSDRPSFQELEEHVRQARSGAGRKA